From a single Streptomyces rubradiris genomic region:
- a CDS encoding NAD-glutamate dehydrogenase, protein MQTKLDEAKAELLERAARVAENSPVGGHLPTGTTSEGTPGTPDSESVLAFLQRYYLHTAPEDFADRDPVDVFGAAVSHYRLAEHRPQGTANVRVHTPTVEENGWTCSHTVVEVVTDDMPFLVDSVTNELTRQGRGIHVVIHPQFVVRRDLTGKLLEVLPTPPVGDALPHDAHVESWIHVEIDRETDRADLKQISADLLRVLSDVREAVEDWEKMRDAAIRIADGLEGEPAPADLPRPEVAEARELLHWLAADHFTFLGYREYQLRDDDTLAAVPGTGLGILRSDPHHAKEDQHPVSPSFERLPADARAKAREHKLLVLTKANSRATVHRPSYLDYIGVKKFDADGNVVGERRFLGLFSSAAYTESVRRVPVIRRKVDEVLDRAGFSPHSHDGRDLLQIMETYPRDELFQTPVAELQAIVTSVLYLQERRRLRLYLRQDEYGRYYSALVYLPRDRYTTGVRLRIIDILKEELGGTSVDFTAWNTESILSRLHFVVRVPQGTELPELSDADKERIEARLVEAARSWADAFAEALTAECGEERAAEVLRRYNHAFPEGYKADHSPRAAVADLAHLEQLSEDKAFSLSLYEPVGAAPDERRFKIYQKGGTVSLSKVLPVLSRLGVEVTDERPYEMRCADRTTAWIYDFGLRMPKSPGGGNGDYLGDDGRERFQDAFAATWTGKAENDGFNALVLSAGLTWRQAMVLRAYAKYLRQAGSTFSQDYMEDTLRNNVHTTRLLVSLFEARMSPERQQAGVEITDALLEELDAALEQVASLDEDRILRSFLTVIKATLRTNFFQEGPGGEPHDYVSMKFDPQAIPDLPAPRPAFEIWVYSPRVEGVHLRFGKVARGGLRWSDRREDFRTEILGLVKAQMVKNTVIVPVGAKGGFVAKQLPDPGVDRDAWLAEGIASYKTFISALLDITDNMVAGEVVPPRDVVRHDGDDTYLVVAADKGTATFSDIANDVANSYDFWLGDAFASGGSAGYDHKGMGITARGAWESVKRHFRELGVDTQTEDFTVVGIGDMSGDVFGNGMLLSEHIRLVAAFDHRHIFIDPDPDAATSYAERRRLFELPRSSWADYDTSLLSAGGGIFPRSAKSIPLNSHIREALGIEGKVTKMTPADLMRTILKAPVDLLWNGGIGTYVKASTESHADVGDKANDAIRVDGQDLRAKVVGEGGNLGLTQLGRIEFARHGGKINTDAIDNSAGVDTSDHEVNIKILLNGLVADGDMTVKQRNKLLAEMTDEVGALVLRNNYAQNTALANALFQAKDMLHAQQRFIRHLVREGHLDRALEFLPTDRQIRERLAQSQGLTGPETAVVLAYTKITVAEELLHTSLPDDPYLRGLLHAYFPTALRERFADAIDNHPLRREITTTVLVNDTVNTGGTTYLHRLREETGASLEEIVRAQTAARVIFCAAPVWDAVEALDNKVDAAVQTRIRLHSRRLVERGTRWLLNNRQQPVQLAETVEFFAERVERVWQELPKLLRGADLEWYQHVYDELSAAGVPDELATRVAGFSSAFPALDIVSVADRMGKEPLDVAEVYYDLADRLDITRLMDRIIELPRTDRWQSMARASIREDLYAAHAALTADILAVGNGTSTPEQRFEAWEQKNAALLSRARTTLDEIRGSDSFDLANLSVAMRTMRTLLRTHS, encoded by the coding sequence ATGCAGACCAAGCTGGACGAAGCCAAGGCCGAGCTGCTCGAAAGGGCCGCCCGGGTAGCTGAGAACAGCCCGGTCGGGGGGCACCTACCGACCGGGACGACGAGCGAGGGCACCCCCGGCACCCCGGACAGCGAATCCGTGCTCGCGTTCCTCCAGCGCTACTACCTGCACACCGCCCCCGAGGATTTCGCCGACCGCGACCCGGTCGACGTCTTCGGCGCCGCGGTCTCGCACTACCGGCTCGCCGAGCACCGCCCGCAGGGCACCGCCAACGTGCGGGTGCACACCCCGACCGTGGAAGAGAACGGGTGGACGTGCAGCCACACCGTCGTGGAGGTCGTCACCGACGACATGCCCTTCCTCGTGGACTCGGTCACCAACGAGCTGACGCGGCAGGGGCGTGGCATCCACGTCGTCATCCACCCGCAGTTCGTGGTCCGCCGGGACCTGACCGGCAAGCTGCTCGAGGTGCTGCCGACCCCGCCCGTCGGCGACGCCCTCCCGCACGACGCGCATGTCGAGTCCTGGATCCACGTCGAGATCGACCGGGAGACCGACCGCGCCGACCTGAAGCAGATCTCCGCCGACCTGCTGCGCGTGCTGTCCGACGTGCGCGAGGCCGTCGAGGACTGGGAGAAGATGCGGGACGCGGCGATCCGCATCGCCGACGGCCTGGAGGGCGAGCCCGCCCCCGCCGACCTGCCCCGCCCCGAGGTCGCGGAGGCCCGCGAGCTGCTGCACTGGCTGGCCGCGGACCACTTCACCTTCCTCGGCTACCGCGAGTACCAGCTGCGCGACGACGACACGCTCGCCGCCGTGCCCGGCACCGGTCTCGGCATACTGCGCTCGGACCCGCACCACGCCAAGGAGGACCAGCACCCGGTCAGCCCCTCCTTCGAGCGCCTCCCGGCCGACGCCCGCGCCAAGGCCCGCGAGCACAAGCTGCTGGTGCTGACCAAGGCCAACAGCCGGGCCACCGTGCACCGGCCGTCGTACCTGGACTACATCGGCGTCAAGAAGTTCGACGCGGACGGCAACGTCGTCGGCGAGCGCCGCTTCCTCGGCCTGTTCTCCTCCGCCGCCTACACCGAGTCCGTGCGCCGGGTGCCGGTGATCCGCCGCAAGGTGGACGAGGTGCTGGACCGGGCCGGCTTCTCGCCGCACAGCCACGACGGCCGCGACCTGCTCCAGATCATGGAGACCTACCCGCGCGACGAGCTGTTCCAGACGCCGGTCGCCGAGCTCCAGGCCATCGTCACCAGCGTGCTCTACCTCCAGGAGCGCCGCCGGCTGCGGCTGTACCTGCGCCAGGACGAGTACGGCCGCTACTACTCGGCCCTCGTCTACCTCCCGCGCGACCGCTACACCACCGGCGTGCGCCTGCGGATCATCGACATCCTCAAGGAGGAGCTGGGCGGCACCAGCGTCGACTTCACCGCCTGGAACACCGAGTCGATCCTCTCCCGGCTGCACTTCGTGGTCCGCGTCCCGCAGGGCACCGAGCTGCCCGAGCTGTCGGACGCCGACAAGGAGCGCATCGAGGCCCGCCTGGTGGAGGCGGCCCGCTCCTGGGCCGACGCGTTCGCCGAGGCGCTGACCGCCGAGTGCGGCGAGGAGCGCGCGGCCGAGGTGCTGCGCCGCTACAACCACGCCTTCCCGGAGGGCTACAAGGCCGACCACAGCCCGCGCGCGGCCGTCGCCGACCTGGCCCACCTGGAGCAGCTGAGCGAGGACAAGGCCTTCTCGCTGAGCCTGTACGAGCCGGTGGGCGCCGCACCCGACGAGCGCCGGTTCAAGATCTACCAGAAGGGCGGCACGGTCTCGCTGTCCAAGGTGCTGCCGGTGCTCAGCCGGCTCGGCGTCGAGGTCACCGACGAGCGGCCGTACGAGATGCGCTGCGCCGACCGCACCACCGCCTGGATCTACGACTTCGGCCTGCGCATGCCGAAGTCGCCCGGCGGCGGCAACGGCGACTACCTGGGTGACGACGGCCGGGAGCGGTTCCAGGACGCGTTCGCCGCGACCTGGACCGGCAAGGCCGAGAACGACGGCTTCAACGCCCTCGTGCTCAGCGCCGGGCTGACCTGGCGGCAGGCGATGGTGCTGCGCGCCTACGCCAAGTACCTGCGGCAGGCCGGCTCGACCTTCTCGCAGGACTACATGGAGGACACCCTCCGCAACAACGTCCACACCACCCGGCTCCTGGTCTCCCTGTTCGAGGCCCGGATGTCCCCGGAGCGGCAGCAGGCCGGCGTGGAGATCACCGACGCCCTGCTGGAGGAGCTGGACGCGGCCCTGGAGCAGGTGGCCAGCCTGGACGAGGACCGCATCCTGCGGTCGTTCCTGACCGTCATCAAGGCGACCCTGCGCACGAACTTCTTCCAGGAGGGGCCGGGCGGCGAGCCGCACGACTACGTCTCCATGAAGTTCGACCCGCAGGCCATCCCGGACCTGCCCGCGCCGCGCCCGGCGTTCGAGATCTGGGTGTACTCGCCGCGGGTGGAGGGCGTGCACCTGCGCTTCGGCAAGGTCGCGCGCGGCGGTCTGCGCTGGTCGGACCGGCGGGAGGACTTCCGTACGGAGATCCTCGGCCTGGTCAAGGCGCAGATGGTGAAGAACACCGTGATCGTGCCGGTGGGCGCCAAGGGCGGCTTCGTCGCCAAGCAGCTGCCCGACCCGGGCGTGGACCGCGACGCCTGGCTGGCCGAGGGCATCGCCAGCTACAAGACGTTCATCTCGGCGCTGCTCGACATCACCGACAACATGGTGGCCGGCGAGGTCGTGCCGCCGCGGGACGTGGTCCGGCACGACGGCGACGACACCTACCTGGTGGTCGCCGCCGACAAGGGCACCGCGACCTTCTCCGACATCGCCAACGACGTCGCGAACAGCTACGACTTCTGGCTCGGCGACGCCTTCGCCTCCGGCGGCTCGGCCGGCTACGACCACAAGGGCATGGGCATCACCGCGCGCGGCGCCTGGGAGTCCGTCAAGCGGCACTTCCGCGAGCTGGGCGTGGACACGCAGACCGAGGACTTCACGGTCGTCGGCATCGGCGACATGTCCGGTGACGTGTTCGGCAACGGCATGCTGCTGTCGGAGCACATCCGCCTGGTCGCCGCCTTCGACCACCGGCACATCTTCATCGACCCGGACCCGGACGCGGCCACCTCCTACGCCGAGCGCCGCCGCCTGTTCGAGCTGCCCCGCTCCAGCTGGGCCGACTACGACACGAGCCTGCTGTCGGCGGGCGGCGGGATCTTCCCCCGCAGCGCCAAGTCGATCCCGCTCAACAGCCACATCCGCGAGGCCCTCGGCATCGAGGGCAAGGTCACCAAGATGACCCCGGCCGACCTGATGCGGACCATCCTCAAGGCGCCGGTGGACCTGCTGTGGAACGGCGGCATCGGCACGTACGTCAAGGCGTCGACGGAGTCCCACGCCGACGTCGGCGACAAGGCCAACGACGCCATCCGCGTGGACGGCCAGGACCTGCGGGCCAAGGTCGTCGGCGAGGGCGGCAACCTGGGCCTGACCCAGCTCGGCCGGATCGAGTTCGCCCGGCACGGCGGCAAGATCAACACCGACGCGATCGACAACAGCGCCGGTGTGGACACCTCCGACCACGAGGTGAACATCAAGATCCTGCTGAACGGCCTGGTCGCGGACGGCGACATGACCGTCAAGCAGCGCAACAAGCTGCTCGCCGAGATGACCGACGAGGTCGGCGCGCTGGTCCTGCGCAACAACTACGCGCAGAACACCGCCCTGGCCAACGCCCTGTTCCAGGCCAAGGACATGCTCCACGCCCAGCAGCGGTTCATCCGCCACCTGGTGCGCGAGGGCCACCTGGACCGGGCGCTGGAGTTCCTGCCGACCGACCGGCAGATCCGCGAGCGCCTCGCCCAGAGCCAGGGCCTGACCGGCCCGGAGACGGCCGTCGTCCTGGCGTACACGAAGATCACGGTGGCCGAGGAGCTGCTGCACACCTCGCTGCCGGACGACCCGTACCTGCGCGGTCTGCTGCACGCCTACTTCCCGACGGCCCTGCGCGAGCGGTTCGCCGACGCCATCGACAACCACCCGCTGCGCCGCGAGATCACCACCACCGTGCTGGTCAACGACACGGTCAACACGGGCGGTACGACGTATCTGCACCGGCTGCGCGAGGAGACCGGCGCCTCCCTGGAGGAGATCGTCCGGGCCCAGACCGCGGCCCGCGTGATCTTCTGCGCGGCACCGGTGTGGGACGCCGTCGAGGCGCTGGACAACAAGGTCGACGCGGCCGTGCAGACCCGCATCCGGCTGCACTCGCGCCGTCTGGTCGAGCGCGGCACGCGCTGGCTGCTGAACAACCGGCAGCAGCCGGTCCAGCTCGCCGAGACGGTGGAGTTCTTCGCCGAGCGGGTGGAGCGGGTCTGGCAGGAGCTGCCGAAGCTGCTGCGCGGCGCGGACCTGGAGTGGTACCAGCACGTGTACGACGAGCTGTCCGCGGCCGGTGTCCCGGACGAGCTGGCGACCCGCGTGGCCGGCTTCTCCTCCGCCTTCCCGGCGCTCGACATCGTGTCGGTGGCCGACCGCATGGGCAAGGAGCCGCTGGACGTCGCCGAGGTGTACTACGACCTCGCCGACCGCCTGGACATCACCCGGCTCATGGACCGCATCATCGAGCTGCCCCGCACCGACCGCTGGCAGTCGATGGCCCGTGCCTCCATCCGCGAGGACCTGTACGCGGCGCACGCGGCCCTCACCGCGGACATCCTCGCGGTGGGCAACGGCACCTCGACGCCGGAGCAGCGGTTCGAGGCGTGGGAGCAGAAGAACGCGGCGCTGCTGAGCCGGGCCCGCACCACCCTGGACGAGATCCGCGGCTCGGACTCGTTCGACCTCGCCAACCTGTCGGTGGCGATGCGCACGATGCGGACGCTGCTGCGCACGCACTCGTAG
- a CDS encoding DJ-1/PfpI family protein, protein MPTKILIVTGDAAESLEVFYPYQRLREEGYEVHIAAPSRKTLRFVVHDFEPGYDTYTEKPGYTWPADLAFAEVDPGEYAALVIPGGRAPEYLRNDAELRKILKAFFDADKPVAQICHGPLLTAAVDSLRGRRVTAYPALEPDMQAAGADFQDTEAVVDGTLVSSRAWPDHPAWMREFLKVLRASAPAS, encoded by the coding sequence ATGCCCACGAAGATCCTCATCGTCACCGGTGACGCCGCGGAGTCCCTGGAGGTGTTCTACCCCTACCAGCGGCTGCGCGAGGAAGGCTACGAGGTCCACATCGCGGCCCCCTCCCGCAAGACGCTCCGCTTCGTCGTCCACGACTTCGAACCCGGCTACGACACGTACACCGAGAAGCCCGGCTACACCTGGCCCGCCGACCTGGCGTTCGCCGAGGTCGACCCCGGTGAGTACGCGGCCCTGGTGATCCCCGGCGGCCGGGCGCCCGAGTACCTGCGCAACGACGCCGAGCTGCGCAAGATCCTCAAGGCGTTCTTCGACGCGGACAAGCCCGTGGCCCAGATCTGCCACGGTCCGCTGCTCACCGCCGCGGTCGACTCCCTGCGGGGCCGCCGGGTGACGGCCTACCCGGCCCTGGAACCGGACATGCAGGCGGCCGGCGCGGACTTCCAGGACACCGAGGCGGTGGTCGACGGCACCCTGGTCTCCTCCCGCGCCTGGCCGGACCACCCGGCGTGGATGCGGGAGTTCCTGAAGGTGCTGCGGGCGTCCGCGCCGGCGAGCTGA